The Collibacillus ludicampi region TATCCGCCCGCTCAGGATCGCGATTCTCAATTTAATGCCGATCAAACATGTAACAGAAACTCAGATTCTGCGTTTGCTGGGAAACTCACCGCTTCAAGTAGAAATCGTTCTCGTTCATCCGAAAACACATACATCGAAAAATACTTCGGAGGAATATCTGGCTACTTTTTACCGTACGTTCGATGACATAAAGGACGAAAAATTTGACGGCATGATCATCACAGGTGCCCCGGTCGAACATCTTTCATTTGAGGAAGTGAACTACTGGGAAGAGCTAAAAGAGATCATGGATTGGAAAATGGAGAACGTGACTTCAACGTTACACATTTGTTGGGGAGCGCAGGCGGGGCTCTACCATCATTATGGGATACCGAAATACCCTCTTCCCGAGAAAATGTTCGGTATTTTCCCGCATACAATCAGCAAACAAGGGGTCACTCTGCTGCGCGGTTTTGATGATGTATTCTATGCGCCCCATTCCAGACATACGGAAAATCGCCGGGAGGATATCGAAAAAGTTCCGGAGCTTGAGATTTTGTCGGAATCGGAAGAGGCTGGCGTGTATATCGTGGCGACAAAAGACGGCCGGCAGATTTTTATCACCGGACATTCCGAATATGATCTCCTGACTCTTCAAGAAGAGTATGAGCGTGACCGGAGGCAAGGGCTCACTGTCTCTATGCCGAAACATTATTATCCCGATGACGATCCGACGAAGAAGCCTGTGCAAACATGGCGTTCCCATGCCAATTTATTGTTCTCCAATTGGTTGAACTATTATGTATATCAAGAAACACCTTACGATTTATATAGTAAGAAGTAGATGTCAGACTTTTTGGCGAACAAAATAATAAAAATCACAATAAAAAGTTCGGGAAAATACCGTTTCCGAGCTTTCTTTTTTTCGATTTCTGCGTTATAATCGAAGCACAACAATCAAATAACGAACAAACTCGTATAATTGTAGGAATATGGCCTACGAGTCTCTACCGAACCACCGTAAATGGTTCGACTACGAGTGAGCAGGATATCAGAGGG contains the following coding sequences:
- the metA gene encoding homoserine O-acetyltransferase MetA — translated: MPIKIPDNLPAKEILNKENIFVMGESRAFHQDIRPLRIAILNLMPIKHVTETQILRLLGNSPLQVEIVLVHPKTHTSKNTSEEYLATFYRTFDDIKDEKFDGMIITGAPVEHLSFEEVNYWEELKEIMDWKMENVTSTLHICWGAQAGLYHHYGIPKYPLPEKMFGIFPHTISKQGVTLLRGFDDVFYAPHSRHTENRREDIEKVPELEILSESEEAGVYIVATKDGRQIFITGHSEYDLLTLQEEYERDRRQGLTVSMPKHYYPDDDPTKKPVQTWRSHANLLFSNWLNYYVYQETPYDLYSKK